Proteins encoded by one window of Cannabis sativa cultivar Pink pepper isolate KNU-18-1 chromosome 4, ASM2916894v1, whole genome shotgun sequence:
- the LOC115714181 gene encoding protein PLANT CADMIUM RESISTANCE 2 has protein sequence MSSYDQKSTYEKFTAPPAPAPEYTPTGIPVSSSAPYYSGDGSGYSTSQTGQPFPPPRPRDLVPWSTGLCDCFSDVKNCCITMWCPCITFGQIAEIVDKGSTSCGASGALYTLIMCVTGCTCCYSCFYRSKMRQQHALHESPCNDCLTHCFCETCALCQEYRELQNRGYNMQIGWHGNAEEKNREVAMGPTPPTVEGGMTR, from the exons atgagtTCCTATGACCAAAAGTCAACTTACGAAAAGTTCACGGCACCACCAGCTCCGGCGCCGGAGTACACCCCAACAGGGATTCCGGTGAGCTCCTCCGCCCCATACTACAGCGGCGACGGAAGTGGGTACAGTACATCTCAGACTGGGCAACCCTTTCCTCCTCCACGGCCCAGAGATCTGGTTCCATGGTCAACTGGTCTCTGCGACTGCTTTTCCGATGTTAAaaatt GTTGTATAACTATGTGGTGCCCTTGCATTACCTTTGGCCAAATTGCAGAGATCGTTGATAAGGGATCTACAT cATGTGGAGCAAGTGGAGCACTGTACACACTGATAATGTGTGTAACAGGATGTACATGCTGTTATTCTTGCTTCTATAGATCAAAGATGAGACAACAACATGCCCTACATGAGTCCCCTTGCAACGATTGCTTGACTCATTGCTTCTGTGAAACTTGTGCCCTATGCCAAGAGTACCGCGAGCTCCAAAACCGCGGTTACAATATGCAAATCG GATGGCATGGAAATGCAGAGGAGAAGAATCGTGAGGTGGCAATGGGTCCCACTCCTCCAACTGTTGAAGGAGGCATGACtcgttaa